One window of the Nicotiana tabacum cultivar K326 chromosome 4, ASM71507v2, whole genome shotgun sequence genome contains the following:
- the LOC142179923 gene encoding uncharacterized protein LOC142179923 codes for MSFKDIPEARKYINLFALENKKELKKSCRKRLRYRCVFNCPFVIHITGDGDLPGVRVKTLKAKHTCDEAFDNSRIDYYTIASYFKNKMQDNPKFKVKEMRVELKNTFNVNVSYGKCKRAKRLILEKLDGSFTYDYNRLEAYANDLRVSNSCSDIVINLSKDAPVQGKIKFLRKYTRFQELKMGFREGLRPFIGLHGTFLKGKAKGQLSLDLKEDEGITFMSDMQKGLIEAIQNVLPDSHHIFCCRAYFDTVCKNQKVENNFTEFVNAWLVEASNGDSGYEIREGTDNNIVNMIVKKCTCRGCDLTGISCPHAIKSLIAVNVESAVCAEFIKYAVCAEFVESTFVESTV; via the exons ATGAGCTTCAAGGATATACCTGAAGCCAGAAAATATATTAACCTCTTTGCCTTAGAAAACAAAAAGGAGTTAAAGAAAAGTTGTAGAAAAAGGCTAAGGTATAGATGTGTATTTAACTGCCCCTTTGTTATTCATATTACTGGAGATGGGGACCTTCCTGGGGTTAGGGTAAAGACCTTAAAAGCAAAGCATACCTGCGATGAAGCATTTGACAATTCTAGGATTGATTATTATACAATAGCAAGTTACTTTAAAAATAAGATGCAAGATAACCCAAAGTTTAAGGTAAAAGAGATGAGAGTAGAACTAAAAAACACATTCAATGTTAATGTTAGTTATGGAAAGTGCAAGAGGGCTAAGAGGCTGATTTTAGAGAAACTGGATGGTAGCTTCACATATGATTACAATAGACTTGAGGCATATGCCAATGATCTTAGAGTAAGTAATTCATGCAGTGATATAGTCATTAATTTGTCAAAGGATGCTCCTGTTCAAGGTAaaataaaattcttgagaaaGTATACTCGCTTTCAAGAACTCAAGATGGGTTTTAGAGAAGGACTGAGACCATTTATTGGCTTACATGGTACCTTTTTGAAAGGAAAAGCAAAAGGTCAGTT GTCACTGGATCTCAAAGAGGATGAGGGAATTACTTTTATGTCAGATATGCAGAAG GGATTAATTGAGGCAATCCAGAATGTGCTACCTGATTCACACCATATATTTTGT TGTAGAGCCTATTTTGATACTGTGTGCAAGAACCAAAAAGTGGAGAATAACTTCACTGAATTTGTGAATGCATGGCTGGTTGAAGCAAG CAATGGTGACAGTGGTTATGAAATCAGGGAAGGGACAGATAACAACATTGTAAACATGATTGTGAAAAAATGCACATGTAGGGGATGTGATCTTACTGGAATCTCATGCCCACATGCAATTAAATCCCT TATTGCAGTTAATGTTGAATCTGCAGTATGTGCAGAGTTTATTAAATATGCAGTTTGCGCAGAGTTTGTTGAATCTACA TTTGTTGAATCTACAGTTTGA
- the LOC107791949 gene encoding RNA pseudouridine synthase 7 — protein sequence MNMKRKREDMEIVWQTPANPPERHDYIFRNGIRYVRPYYFEFISHVKARWAGKTIVDLFSEEFKGRPRDYYESAVKSGRIQVDGQKVHVSYVVQSSQKISHFLHRHEPPVMSWDVEILCEEPDVLTVCKPASVPVHPCGQYRKNTVVGILQAEYDLAPLFPVHRLDRLVSGLLILARSASRADLFRQQIESGMVQKQYIARVIGVFPDKQQVVNANVNYNAREGRSTVEVGDGQGNSTASLKGKTACTKFTRMSTNGKHSIVLCEPVTGRTHQIRVHLQYTGHPIANDMLYLSELVSNRSAEGLSADRAAAKSCSPPEPISLENDTNDTANDSNEDFSIDPVCTNCPNLAPKGYEGNEEGLWLHCVKYSGPGWIYECPLPDWASLS from the exons ATGAACATGAAGAGGAAGCGAGAGGATATGGAGATAGTGTGGCAAACTCCCGCCAACCCACCCGAACGCCATGACTACATCTTCCGCAATG GAATACGCTATGTCAGACCTTACTACTTCGAATTCATTTCTCAT GTGAAAGCCCGGTGGGCTGGGAAGACAATTGTTGATCTCTTCTCTGAAGAATTTAAAGGGAGACCTCGTGATTACTAT GAATCTGCTGTTAAATCTGGACGTATACAAGTTGATGGACAAAAGGTGCATGTTTCATATGTAGTTCAGTCATCACAAAAGATTAGCCATTTCTTGCACAG GCATGAACCACCAGTGATGTCGTGGGATGTCGAAATACTATGTGAAGAACCAGATGTGCTGACAGTTTGTAAGCCTGCTTCTGTTCCA GTTCATCCATGTGGACAATACCGCAAGAATACAGTTGTTGGTATACTACAAGCTGAGTATGACTTGGCACCTTTGTTTC CGGTTCATCGCCTAGATCGCTTGGTCTCAGGACTACTTATCTTGGCTAGAAGTGCTTCTAGGGCTGACCTCTTCAGGCAACAG ATAGAATCAGGAATGGTGCAGAAGCAGTATATTGCGAGAGTGATCGGAGTATTCCCAGATAAGCAG CAAGTTGTGAATGCTAATGTCAATTACAATGCTCGAGAAGGAAGAAGCACAGTTGAG GTGGGGGATGGCCAGGGAAATAGTACTGCTTCGCTGAAGGGAAAGACTGCCTGTACCAAATTTACAAGGATGAGTACCAATGGGAAGCACAGCATCGTTCTGTGTGAACCAGTGACTGGCAGGACACATCAG ATACGTGTTCATCTGCAATATACAGGACATCCTATAGCCAATGATATGCTCTACCTGTCTGAACTTGTGTCTAATCGTTCTGCTGAAGGATTGAGTGCGGATAGAGCTGCAGCTAAATCATGTTCTCCTCCAGAGCCCATCTCTCTTGAAAATGACACTAATGACACGGCAAATGACTCCAATGAAGATTTCAGCATTGATCCTGTGTGTACAAATTGTCCAAATCTTGCTCCGAAAGG GTATGAGGGAAATGAAGAGGGTCTATGGCTGCATTGTGTAAAATATTCAGGACCGGGCTGGATATATGAATGTCCACTTCCAGATTGGGCATCCCTAAGTTGA